The Aliiroseovarius pelagivivens DNA segment GTTTCGCAGCGGGCGCGGTCATTCTCTGACAAGGCCTCGGCTTCTTCGCAATTGGGGCGTGACCAAGGGAACGTTCCGTCGAAGGCCAGCGTGGGCATCAACAGATCCAGATGCGAATTCCAGTCGTTCACGAACTGGATCTTATAGGCCTGTTCGGGGGCGGCGCGCAGAAATGCGGTTTCCACCAGCTTGGTATAGAGGCCGCGATTGGGCAGATCTTCGTCGGTGAAGGGGGCGTAGTTGCCGCCTGTGATCAGCAGGATCTGACGTTCATCCACCGCTGACGTGCCCGGTTGTGCGGCCTTGCGGATCAACGCGGCCCCTTCGGCGCGGGCGGCTTCGATGGCAACAGCTGCTTGAGCATTTGCGGCGGCCACGGCCTCGGCGCTGGCTTTCTGGGCTTCAGTGATGGCAGCGATGGCGCGGGCCTCGGCTTCGGCGATCAGACCGGCGGACATTTCACGGGCCATTTTTTCGGCCTCGGTGGTTGCTGCAGAGGTTTGACCGGCAGACGTGTCGCGGCAGGGGATCTCTAGGGTCATGCCCAAGCGAATGATGTTGGGGTCTTTCCCGATGGCGTCTTTGTTCGCGTTATAAATCAGCCGGAAATCCGTACTGCCGAATGCGCGCAAGGCAATCTCGCGTAGGCTATCGCCGCGTTCGACCACGTATTTCGAGCAAGCCTCTTGAGCGAAGGCGGAACCAGTCATTGCAGTCAGTGCCAGACCGGATGCGAAGAAGAGGTTTCTCATGTTTCCTGTGGGTCCTCAGTTAGAAGCGTGGTTTTAGATATTCAGGGGTTTGATCACGGCGATCGTGATGTTGTCCTGATCAGGATGAGCTTTGGCCCGCAAGGCCTGCACAAGGGCAACGGCAAGGTCGCGGGCGGGATGGTCTTTGTGGGCGTTGGCAAGGGCTTGGATCTGGTCATTGTCCAGATACTGAAGGCCGTCACTGGCCGCCAAAATCACATCGCCCTTGGCCAGCTCGACCGCCGCTTCTGGGCAGTCCAGCTTGGGCACAGGTGCGCCCATGATCACCGAGGTCAGCTGATTGCGGTCGGGATGGGTGCGGGCCTCTTCCTCGGAGAGGGTTCCATCGGAGACCTGCGCATCGATCATCGGGGCCATGGAGTGGTCCTCGTTGATCTGCATCATGAAGCCACTGCGGCACAGATAAAGCGGCGAGTCACCGACCGATACCCAGTTCAACAGCTTCCCGCGCAACAGAACACCCAACAGGGTCGACCCCATTCGAAGCTCGGATCCGTTCTCTTCGAGATACGCCGCGACGGCATCATTGGTGCGCAGTGCGACCTGAGTCAGGCGTTCAGTGACCTGTTCATCGCTGCACCCACCGTCTTCCAGAAGACCATCAAGTTCCGTCTGCCACGTGGCTTTTACCAGCCCCGAGGCGACGTCCCCGGCATCATGTCCACCCATGCCGTCTGCCACGACGACATATCCTGCATCCAGAGCATCGAAGAAGCGCGCTGCAATAGCGTCTTCCTGCGCGTCCCGCTTGCCCTGATCAGCCACAAGGGCGATGTCATATGCAGGATTGGCCAACATGCTTAGCGGTCCTGCCAGTCAAAGCTGTCGTCGCAGAACGCCACAAACCGCAAGGTGGTATCGCTGATGCGGATCATATCGCCGTTGGACAGGGGAACAGTGCTAAGTACCGGGCCACCATTCAGGCGTACCAAGTTGGCTTTGCCGCCGTGACCCAAATAACAGTTCCGATCTTCGGAGTTGTAAGCCACTACCGCGTGTCCGGCGCGCGAAATGCCGTTGTCGCCAAAGTCCAGCTGAACCGCTTGATCATCGTTGCGGCCAATCTGAGCCAATCCCTCGATCAGCGAGAAGCTGGTGCCACGACCCGGTCCATCTGTGATGACCAGCCACCCCACGGGGAAGATATTTTGGTCTGCCACCTGTTTGGAAACCGGAGCGGCCTCCATGCTGTCTTGCACATGTGCGTCAGGACGCTCAAAGCCTAGGAACGTAGTTTTCACACGCTCGCTGCGGTCGGCTTTGGGGGCAGGGGCGGCCACTGGCGCAGGTTCAGGCGCGGCTTCTGCCACCTTCTCGACCTGCGGGACCTCGACAACTTCCGGCGCTTCCGTCAGCGCGATGTCTGGGGTCTTCCCAGGCAGATCTTCGGCCAGAATTGTATTCAAAATCGCATCGGCGGCCTCATCCTCTGCCGAGAGGGCTTCCTCTTCAACAGGAAGCTCTTCGACTTCGAGCGGCGCGATTTCTTCGACGCGGATTTCTTCGACTTGAACGTCTTCTACAACCAGCTCTTCCGCGGGTTCTTCAATCTCGGGTTCCGCTTCAGTGGTCTGATTGCCACCGGCCAGAACTTGACGAAGGGCGTTTAGGTCCGCAATCGGTTCTTCCGCGGCCTCGTCGCGCTCTTCCTCGTGAGATTGGTCCTTATTCGCGTGTTTAGCGCTACCTTCAAGCAGCCGGCTTAGCGGGCTTTTGTATTTGAACATGGCAACTTCACCTTTCACTCTCTTCGCCAAGACGATGGCCTTGGTTCATGACGTATCATTCCAGCCGGGCAGAACGCCCTGACAGAGTTTGATGTGGATACTCGGTAACTTGCTAATTTCTGCGGCGGATCCAACTTCCGCCCGAGCCACTTTGGCCCACAGAGAACACTATCTGGCAGTCAGTTCGATGGTTGGTGTCAGGATCCCCCTGCAAGCTGCATGGTGACCTGAACCTCGCCGCCTTCGCGCAAGGCGGTCAGGCGTGCTTGGGACACGCCGTCAGCAACAAGGGTTTCAAGAATACGATCAAGGTCCTCGGGCGCGCCGATGGATTGGCCGGTTGTTGTCTCAGTCAACAGGATGTCGCCTGGACGCAGCCCCTCGGCATAGTCAGCCGGGACACGTGTGACGCGAACAGCCCAATTGCCATTGTCGGCATTGCTGGCGGTCAGGCTGACGCCGTTCTCAAGTCCGAAGGTCCGCACTGCGGGCAAGGCCAGCAGACCGTTCAACGGGCGGGCGCTGCTGTTCGGGCGATACCGCGCGGCGGCGCGGATATACCCATCCGGGTCGACCTTCACATTATCCAGAATGCGCGCTGCGAAGCTGCTGTTGTCGGTGACGGGGTTGCCATTGATCGTATAGATCACGGCCCCACGGGCGACCCAATCGCCAATGATCGACGTGTCTTGGTTGGGATCGACACGGGTGATCGCAACGGCACTGCCCGTAGACAGGCGGCGCGTGCTGGTGACGAAGGGAATCTCGACGTCCCAGTGGCCGAAAGCGATTTGCTGTTTCAGCAGATCTTCAGCCGCGACGGGAGCAGGTGCCGGCACTGTTTCCACAGGTGCAGGCGTTGCGTCAACCACTGCGATCGGTGCCGCGGTGTCTTCCACTGCGACGGGCGCGGCTTCAACAACGGGTTCGGGTTCAGCAACGGGTTCGGCTTCCGGTTCGGGCGCGGATACAGCTGCGACCGGTGCCGGGGTGACCGCGGCCACTTGGACGGCCTCACCACCTTCGGGCGCGTCCGAACCGCTAAGGGCAAAGTATCCACCAGCCCCAAGCACCAGAAGCGCAATCACGCCAGCAATGGCCTTGCCGCCTCCGCCAGAGCTGCTTTTGACAACCGTGACAGAAGGGTCGTCTTTCGGCGCGGATTGCGTAAGCCCTTCCGACTGAGCGGTCGTTGCAACGTCATCGTCGCTGGACAGAAGCGCGGTAACGATCGCCTCGGCATTCTCGGAATCAGCCTTGGGCTCATCCGGGCGTTCGAGCGCCACAATGACCGAGCTGGGGCGATAGCCGAATTCCTCGAATACAACGGCGGGGCCACGGAACATGCGCAGCCATTCCAGCGCCGATTGAGGGCGGTTTACGATGTGTACTTCCATCGCCATGTCCAACGCCTTGAGGAAACCGTTGGGGTATCCTTCGAACCGGCCGGAAAGCGGGACATAGGGGTCCGCGCTACCTGCATTGAACGCATCCAAACGTGACTTGCCATCGACAGGGCGTTCGCCGCTGATGGCGTGATACAGCGTGGCCGCCAGTACATACAGATCGCTGGTCGCATCCTGATCCGCACCGCGTGCGTAAAACTCGTGAGGCGAATAACCGTCCTTGATCACCCGCAGCGTCAACAGAGCAGCCGAGCGATTCGCCGCCCGCTCTCGTGCTGCGCCAAAGTCGATCAGTACCGGTTGACCGTTTTCGTCGATCAGGATGTTGTCGGGCGAGATGTCGCGGTGGAGCATCCCGTTGTCATGGATGAACGACACCGCCGACAGCATCTTTTCGGTGACCTTCACGATGAAGTCCGGTGTCACCGTATTGCGTTCATCCTGAACGTAATCCAGCAGGTCGCCGCCGTTGATCAGATCCATCGCGA contains these protein-coding regions:
- a CDS encoding FHA domain-containing protein, encoding MFKYKSPLSRLLEGSAKHANKDQSHEEERDEAAEEPIADLNALRQVLAGGNQTTEAEPEIEEPAEELVVEDVQVEEIRVEEIAPLEVEELPVEEEALSAEDEAADAILNTILAEDLPGKTPDIALTEAPEVVEVPQVEKVAEAAPEPAPVAAPAPKADRSERVKTTFLGFERPDAHVQDSMEAAPVSKQVADQNIFPVGWLVITDGPGRGTSFSLIEGLAQIGRNDDQAVQLDFGDNGISRAGHAVVAYNSEDRNCYLGHGGKANLVRLNGGPVLSTVPLSNGDMIRISDTTLRFVAFCDDSFDWQDR
- a CDS encoding PP2C family protein-serine/threonine phosphatase — encoded protein: MLANPAYDIALVADQGKRDAQEDAIAARFFDALDAGYVVVADGMGGHDAGDVASGLVKATWQTELDGLLEDGGCSDEQVTERLTQVALRTNDAVAAYLEENGSELRMGSTLLGVLLRGKLLNWVSVGDSPLYLCRSGFMMQINEDHSMAPMIDAQVSDGTLSEEEARTHPDRNQLTSVIMGAPVPKLDCPEAAVELAKGDVILAASDGLQYLDNDQIQALANAHKDHPARDLAVALVQALRAKAHPDQDNITIAVIKPLNI
- a CDS encoding protein kinase domain-containing protein produces the protein MSQNHASGQEVENPQIAALQPGEKLLRDQYEILRFLNNGGFGITYLARDSLEREVVIKECFPGALCRRVGSQVEASDPAYEEDLRSIIGLFIQEARNHARLVHPNIVNVHQVFEDNQTAYIAMDLINGGDLLDYVQDERNTVTPDFIVKVTEKMLSAVSFIHDNGMLHRDISPDNILIDENGQPVLIDFGAARERAANRSAALLTLRVIKDGYSPHEFYARGADQDATSDLYVLAATLYHAISGERPVDGKSRLDAFNAGSADPYVPLSGRFEGYPNGFLKALDMAMEVHIVNRPQSALEWLRMFRGPAVVFEEFGYRPSSVIVALERPDEPKADSENAEAIVTALLSSDDDVATTAQSEGLTQSAPKDDPSVTVVKSSSGGGGKAIAGVIALLVLGAGGYFALSGSDAPEGGEAVQVAAVTPAPVAAVSAPEPEAEPVAEPEPVVEAAPVAVEDTAAPIAVVDATPAPVETVPAPAPVAAEDLLKQQIAFGHWDVEIPFVTSTRRLSTGSAVAITRVDPNQDTSIIGDWVARGAVIYTINGNPVTDNSSFAARILDNVKVDPDGYIRAAARYRPNSSARPLNGLLALPAVRTFGLENGVSLTASNADNGNWAVRVTRVPADYAEGLRPGDILLTETTTGQSIGAPEDLDRILETLVADGVSQARLTALREGGEVQVTMQLAGGS
- a CDS encoding transporter substrate-binding domain-containing protein — its product is MRNLFFASGLALTAMTGSAFAQEACSKYVVERGDSLREIALRAFGSTDFRLIYNANKDAIGKDPNIIRLGMTLEIPCRDTSAGQTSAATTEAEKMAREMSAGLIAEAEARAIAAITEAQKASAEAVAAANAQAAVAIEAARAEGAALIRKAAQPGTSAVDERQILLITGGNYAPFTDEDLPNRGLYTKLVETAFLRAAPEQAYKIQFVNDWNSHLDLLMPTLAFDGTFPWSRPNCEEAEALSENDRARCETYNFSNPFYEVVDTYFAKNGSGYEVAMSHADFAGATFCRPEGWSLTHMDAVGLYEPAITLVRPIDPDACFDAVANGTVDIVAIEAHLAVEAISRLGYQDEIIENPNLAAIKGLNVMTHVNNPDGEAVLEILNRGLEIMQQSGEWRDIVSTALRHQMDNS